In Novosphingobium sp. PP1Y, the sequence GGTCGGTCAATCCGTCGGTGTCGGACAGGGTCCATGTGTGGCATTCGCTGTCGACGCCCATACGCATGGCGGCAGCGACGGCTGCTGCGCCATCGGGCGCATACTTGTGATTGTCGCTGATGTCCTTCACCGCATCGCAGTCGGACACGACGTAGCCCTGGAAGCCCCAAGCATCGACAAGGTGCTCTTGCAGAAGTTCCTGGCTGGCGCAGGCCGGTTGTCCGTCGACGCGGTTGTAGGCGCACATGACCGAACCGGCCCTGCCCTCGACGATAGCGGCGCGGAAAGCGGGGAGGTATGTGTCCTCCAGATCGTGGCGCGAGACGAAGACATTGGCGTGATGGCGCGTCGATTCCGGACCGTTATGGACAGCGAAGTGCTTTGGCGTGGCGATCACATCCGGAAGATCGGGATCGGGCCCCTGCATCCCTTCCACGAAGGACACGCCCATGCGCGCTGTCAGATAGGGATCCTCTCCATATGTTTCCTGCCCGCGGCCCCAGCGCGGATCACGGAAGATGTTGATGTTGGGAGACCATGTGTCGAGCCCGGTGCCAATGCGCCCCATCCGGCCCGTCTTGCGTGCCAGTGCGTGAAGTCCTCGGACTTCGGTGCTGATTGCACCGGCAACATCCTTCACAAGCGACGCATCGAAAGTAGCGGCAAGGCCAATGGGCTCGGGAAAGTTGGTCGTCGGAAGGGAACCCAGCGCCCCATGCAGCGATTCCGTCCACCAGTTGTAGGCCGGAATGTCGAGACGCGGAATGGCCGGAGCGGTATTCAGCAACTGACCCAGTTTTTCATCCAGCGTCATCTTTGCGACGAGATCCGCCGCCATGGCTCTGGCCTTCGCGCGCACTGGCGAGATCCCGGTCATGGAGCCGGCCTCCTGTGCCGCTACGGAAACCGGCGAAATTGCGACAGGGAACACCATGGCCCCGGCAAGGAGCAGGGACGTCAACCGGTGAAGGCGCGATGGGGGGTGAGTCATGCGTATTCCTCGTCGTTTGCTGGAATGGTTCGTGCTCTGGAATGGTGAGAAACTTACGTGGGCAGTTCGGTCAGCTCACACCGGGAGGCTCCACAACACCGGCAAGCCCCGTCGAGACGCTTGCGGACGGCAACTCGTGCGCCATCCGCACGTTCGAAAGAGATGAATACCCCCTGCAACTGCACCCGCGACAGGATCGCCTTCAGACCGGCTGCAAACCATGATCGACGATCTTCCGGATCAGGTCCCTGTGACGGGGAAGCCCTGCCCGCAGCCGCTGCGTCTGAGCCGCGTTTTCTCGCATGGCCCTGGCGGCAAGTCCGGCGTCGCCTGCCAGAGCTTCGTGCTCCACCTCTGTGCGGAAACCCATGCCGTAAAGGACATATTGATAGCTTGCCGGAGGAAATACTTCCTCAACCCGGTCGAACTCGTCGTGGAACCACGGGCCCTGGTATTTCCAGAGGAGCAGAAGCTCCTGCAATCTTTCGGGAATGGATTCGGGCCGCAGGTTGTCCTGCCAGAACGCGCTGTCCCTGCGCTGCGTCAGGACATAGTGAAGCTTGAGGAAGTCGATGATCCTGCCCCAACGATAGTCGGTGGTGGCGTTGAACCGCCGCGCGATGGGGTCCATGACCTCGCGGCAGGCGGGCATCTGCTCGGCAATCAATTTGGCCGACAGCTCGATCAGGACGATGGCGGAGGCTTCCAGCGGCTCGAGGAATCCCGCAGCCAGGCCGACAGCCACGCAATTGCGCTTCCAAAAAGTCTCGCGGTGGCCAGAGCGGATCGGGATCTTGCGGATCGGCAGATCCTTGCCCGCAGCGCCAAGATAGGTGCGCAATTCGCGCTCGGCATCGTCACCACTCGTGTGATCGCTGGAATAGACATAGCCGATACCGCGCCGGGTCGGCAGACCGATGTCCCAGATCCACCCGGCGGACTGCGCGGTGGATATGGTGTGCGAGGCTATCGCGCTCGTCTCGCTTTCGTAAGGCAGTTGAACCGCCAGCGCCGTGTCGCAAAACAACACATCGCTGCAATCCTTGAATGGCACGCCCAGCGCTTCGCCGATCAGCAGCGCCTTGAAGCCGGTGCAGTCGATGAAAAGATCGCCTTCGATTTCACCGGCCTGCTCGGTGACCACACTCTTGATATCGCCATCTTCGGTCATTTCGACACGCTGGACGTCTGCCAGAACATGGCGAACGTCAAGCTTTTGCGTAC encodes:
- a CDS encoding tryptophan halogenase family protein translates to MQRPTKKIVIVGGGTAGWLTAGVIAARHLSRMPGGFSVTLVESPNTPIIGVGEGTWPTLRTTLAKIGVSETDFFRECDAAFKQGAKFARWTTGAHDDAYYHPLMLPQSFAQLNLAPHWLANGESSFCDAVCPQGRICDDGLAPKTIATPEFEALANYAYHLDAGKFAPFLQRHCTQKLDVRHVLADVQRVEMTEDGDIKSVVTEQAGEIEGDLFIDCTGFKALLIGEALGVPFKDCSDVLFCDTALAVQLPYESETSAIASHTISTAQSAGWIWDIGLPTRRGIGYVYSSDHTSGDDAERELRTYLGAAGKDLPIRKIPIRSGHRETFWKRNCVAVGLAAGFLEPLEASAIVLIELSAKLIAEQMPACREVMDPIARRFNATTDYRWGRIIDFLKLHYVLTQRRDSAFWQDNLRPESIPERLQELLLLWKYQGPWFHDEFDRVEEVFPPASYQYVLYGMGFRTEVEHEALAGDAGLAARAMRENAAQTQRLRAGLPRHRDLIRKIVDHGLQPV